The Hymenobacter sp. 5317J-9 genome has a window encoding:
- the queG gene encoding tRNA epoxyqueuosine(34) reductase QueG — MLPQSQWAPFIKRRAAELGFMACGISKAEFLEEEAPRLETWLTRRMNGKMGYMENHFDKRLDPRLLVDGAKSVISLLLNYYPAPETQQPDDTLKISKYAYGRDYHFVIKDKLKTLLADMEAEIGQIGGRCFVDSAPVLDKAWAKKSGLGWVGKNSNLITPGTGSFYFIAELIVDVELPADGPIRDYCGTCTKCVDACPTQAITEPYVVDGSKCISYFTIELKDQIPTEVAGQFGNWVFGCDICQDVCPWNRFSKPHNEPQFDPAPGLKDLTPGDWREITHELFTELFRQSAVKRTGYEGLKRNIRFVADGYPSATVGEAP, encoded by the coding sequence ATGCTTCCTCAGTCCCAATGGGCTCCTTTCATCAAGCGCCGCGCGGCCGAGCTGGGCTTCATGGCCTGCGGTATTTCGAAGGCGGAGTTTCTGGAAGAGGAAGCCCCGCGCCTCGAAACCTGGCTCACGCGCCGCATGAACGGCAAGATGGGCTATATGGAAAACCACTTCGACAAGCGCCTCGACCCGCGCCTGCTGGTGGACGGCGCCAAATCGGTGATTTCGCTGCTGCTCAACTACTACCCCGCGCCGGAAACGCAGCAGCCCGACGACACGCTTAAAATCAGCAAATACGCCTACGGCCGCGACTACCACTTCGTCATCAAAGACAAGCTGAAGACGCTGCTGGCCGACATGGAAGCCGAAATCGGGCAAATTGGCGGGCGCTGCTTCGTCGACTCGGCGCCGGTGCTCGATAAGGCCTGGGCCAAGAAATCGGGCCTGGGCTGGGTGGGTAAGAACTCCAACCTCATCACGCCGGGCACGGGCTCGTTCTACTTCATAGCCGAGCTGATTGTGGACGTGGAGCTGCCCGCCGATGGGCCCATTCGGGACTACTGCGGCACCTGCACCAAGTGCGTGGACGCTTGCCCCACCCAAGCCATCACCGAGCCCTACGTGGTGGACGGCAGCAAATGCATCAGCTATTTCACCATCGAGCTCAAGGACCAGATTCCGACCGAGGTAGCCGGGCAGTTCGGCAACTGGGTATTTGGCTGCGATATCTGCCAGGATGTGTGCCCCTGGAACCGTTTCTCGAAGCCGCACAACGAGCCGCAGTTCGACCCCGCGCCCGGTCTTAAAGACCTGACGCCCGGCGACTGGCGCGAGATTACCCACGAATTATTTACGGAGTTGTTCCGCCAGTCGGCCGTGAAGCGAACGGGCTACGAAGGGCTAAAACGCAATATTCGGTTTGTGGCCGATGGTTACCCCAGCGCCACCGTCGGCGAGGCACCCTGA
- a CDS encoding ferritin-like domain-containing protein, whose amino-acid sequence MKLISILDHVAAAPTAAAPRRALFQQLGRAAVAALPLGLGTALPAAAETKDTSLDALTQLLLLERLVSAFYTRALANTSLIPAAQVPDFQRILRHQNQHVALLTQALQDSGAVMPAMPTFDFSGQRNASGNPVLFPNVLTAYDDFLALAQQLEDLSARLYRSQVFNISYDPKLYKAALSIVAVEAEHSAHVRTLRRNRGVAVKSWPSATDAAIARPAAAQVLATAATGGEGNLAQEQQAGVLVPFATLLSVLRLNFVSDASVAEAFDEPVSTTVAQAALNLFY is encoded by the coding sequence ATGAAGCTGATATCCATTCTTGACCACGTAGCGGCCGCCCCCACCGCCGCCGCGCCGCGTCGGGCCTTGTTTCAGCAGCTGGGCCGGGCCGCCGTGGCCGCGCTGCCCTTGGGCCTGGGCACCGCCCTGCCCGCCGCCGCCGAAACCAAAGACACCTCCCTCGACGCCCTGACCCAGCTTCTGCTGCTCGAGCGGCTGGTGTCGGCGTTCTACACCCGGGCACTGGCGAACACCAGCCTGATTCCGGCGGCGCAGGTCCCCGACTTCCAGCGCATCCTGCGTCACCAGAACCAGCACGTGGCCCTGCTCACGCAGGCCTTGCAGGACAGCGGCGCCGTTATGCCCGCCATGCCCACCTTCGACTTTAGCGGGCAGCGCAACGCATCCGGCAACCCCGTGCTGTTCCCCAACGTGCTCACGGCCTACGACGACTTTCTGGCCCTGGCGCAGCAGCTCGAAGACCTGAGCGCCCGCCTCTACCGCAGCCAGGTGTTCAACATCTCCTACGACCCCAAGCTCTACAAAGCAGCGCTGAGCATAGTGGCCGTCGAGGCCGAGCATTCGGCTCATGTGCGCACCCTGCGCCGCAACCGCGGCGTGGCCGTAAAAAGCTGGCCCAGCGCCACCGATGCCGCCATTGCGCGGCCGGCAGCGGCCCAGGTGCTGGCCACGGCCGCTACCGGCGGCGAAGGCAACCTTGCGCAAGAGCAACAGGCCGGCGTTCTGGTTCCATTTGCTACCTTGCTGAGCGTATTGCGCCTCAATTTTGTGAGCGACGCCTCAGTGGCTGAGGCATTTGACGAACCCGTAAGCACCACTGTAGCGCAGGCCGCCCTCAATTTGTTCTATTAA
- a CDS encoding ferritin-like domain-containing protein, with the protein MSEHSFSPAWRAQPLGRRGFLRVSAASAATVALVAATGCDTSTPEPVAPDPNLITLPAGDNGLLYSLFLLALAKSTLYQKVYETPPTDLTTAERAIFSDLRDHEIAYRELLHLLLDPNYLDSTKAVQLFPVDFAFKLTSFTLTTRAGVLAAAQQLEDLAAALYPVVVPLVASSAPYQRVLLLKAASVQARHAAVVRDLLTPGSFASDDVVNAAGQLKPRTPVEVNTALAPFFAPYVISVANLPVPVL; encoded by the coding sequence ATGTCTGAACACTCTTTTTCGCCTGCCTGGCGGGCTCAACCGCTGGGACGGCGCGGTTTTTTGCGGGTTTCGGCAGCTTCGGCCGCCACGGTGGCGCTGGTAGCCGCCACGGGGTGCGACACCTCCACCCCGGAGCCCGTGGCGCCCGACCCCAACCTGATAACGCTGCCGGCCGGCGACAACGGCCTGTTGTATTCCCTTTTCCTGCTGGCGCTGGCAAAGTCCACCCTATATCAGAAGGTGTACGAAACGCCGCCCACTGACCTGACGACCGCCGAGCGCGCCATCTTCTCGGACCTGCGCGACCACGAAATAGCCTACCGCGAGCTGCTGCACCTACTCCTCGACCCCAACTATCTCGACTCCACGAAGGCAGTGCAGCTCTTCCCCGTAGACTTTGCTTTCAAGCTCACTTCGTTCACGCTCACCACGCGGGCCGGGGTGCTGGCTGCGGCCCAACAGCTCGAAGACCTGGCGGCGGCACTTTACCCGGTGGTGGTGCCGCTGGTGGCCAGCAGTGCTCCCTACCAGCGCGTGCTGCTGCTGAAGGCCGCCTCGGTGCAGGCCCGGCACGCCGCCGTGGTGCGCGACCTGCTCACGCCCGGCTCGTTTGCCAGCGATGACGTGGTGAATGCCGCCGGCCAGCTCAAACCCAGAACCCCGGTGGAGGTAAACACCGCCTTGGCGCCGTTTTTTGCGCCGTACGTTATTTCCGTTGCCAATTTGCCCGTTCCCGTTTTATGA
- a CDS encoding ferritin-like domain-containing protein: MNFFNIINQLAEVDPDVMGRLDTRRSVFNSLTSMSKRAAMAAGPALLASFFTKAYAGTTAGDPKEVFNYALTLELLEADFYKKVIASSLFASASAADQTAIRQISKHEDAHVALLQAVVTGIGGTPVTNKPFKQSVFSSLTSFYGGATSILGVAQLLEDTGVRAYKGRAGDLLGLADVTISGATYNPLETALRIHSVEARHAAHIRTMRAQTPWITGSGDLDGQPHYQGAIPESNTTQSGVNLIAANAITPNTTYTAADAAASFDEILTPAEVTDNSRAGGLIGA; this comes from the coding sequence ATGAATTTCTTCAATATAATCAACCAACTGGCCGAAGTGGACCCCGACGTAATGGGTCGCCTCGACACCCGCCGCTCGGTGTTCAACTCGCTCACCTCCATGAGCAAGCGCGCGGCCATGGCTGCCGGCCCGGCTCTGCTGGCTTCGTTCTTCACCAAGGCCTACGCGGGCACCACCGCCGGCGACCCCAAGGAGGTATTCAACTACGCCCTGACGCTGGAATTACTCGAAGCTGACTTTTACAAGAAGGTGATTGCATCTTCCCTGTTCGCTTCGGCTTCGGCCGCTGACCAGACTGCCATTCGCCAGATTTCCAAGCACGAAGATGCGCACGTAGCCCTGCTGCAGGCCGTTGTAACGGGCATCGGTGGCACGCCTGTGACCAACAAACCGTTCAAGCAAAGCGTTTTCAGCTCATTGACGAGCTTTTACGGCGGCGCCACCAGCATTCTGGGCGTTGCCCAGCTGCTGGAAGATACCGGTGTACGTGCCTACAAAGGCCGCGCCGGCGACCTGCTCGGCCTAGCCGACGTGACCATCAGCGGCGCTACCTATAACCCGCTGGAAACCGCCCTGCGCATCCACTCGGTGGAAGCCCGCCACGCGGCCCACATTCGCACCATGCGCGCCCAAACGCCCTGGATTACGGGCAGCGGCGACCTCGACGGCCAGCCTCACTACCAGGGTGCCATTCCCGAAAGCAACACCACGCAGTCGGGCGTGAACCTGATTGCGGCCAACGCCATCACGCCAAACACGACCTACACGGCGGCCGACGCCGCTGCCTCGTTCGACGAAATCCTGACGCCTGCCGAGGTGACGGACAACTCGCGCGCCGGCGGCCTGATTGGCGCCTAG
- a CDS encoding ferritin-like domain-containing protein, with translation MSDNLQPRGSDDATFAQPLYTPIKRRSFFMYAGATAGASALVLAGCSKDSDPVKPNLPAGNSTTADGSISLGSGDVGVLNYAYALEQLEADFYSKVAALSNGASLLGATEFSYFQQVAKHEAIHRDFFKAALTRDAAGQVLRGLTPKYPAGTFDSRTTILATAKAFEDLGVAAYNGAGKLIKMPAYLVIAGQIVSVEARHAAYIRDLVAPGSFAEDGNASTSVNAQGLDLVMAPSAVLAVAQGFITEKLDGSSIGVNA, from the coding sequence ATGTCCGACAATCTTCAGCCCCGCGGCTCCGACGACGCCACGTTCGCCCAGCCGCTGTACACGCCCATCAAGCGGCGGTCCTTCTTCATGTACGCCGGCGCTACGGCCGGGGCCTCGGCCCTGGTGCTGGCCGGGTGCTCGAAAGACTCGGACCCGGTGAAACCCAACCTCCCCGCTGGCAACTCCACCACCGCCGACGGGTCCATCAGCCTGGGTTCGGGCGATGTGGGCGTACTCAATTACGCGTATGCACTGGAGCAGCTGGAAGCCGATTTCTACAGCAAAGTGGCTGCCCTGTCTAACGGCGCCAGCCTGTTGGGCGCTACCGAGTTTTCGTACTTCCAGCAAGTAGCCAAGCACGAAGCCATTCACCGCGACTTCTTTAAGGCCGCCCTCACCCGCGACGCGGCTGGGCAGGTACTGCGCGGCCTCACGCCGAAATATCCGGCTGGTACGTTCGACTCGCGTACCACCATCCTGGCCACGGCCAAAGCATTTGAAGACCTCGGCGTGGCTGCCTACAATGGCGCCGGCAAGCTCATCAAAATGCCCGCCTACCTGGTTATTGCCGGCCAGATTGTGTCGGTGGAAGCCCGCCACGCTGCCTACATCCGCGACCTGGTTGCGCCCGGCTCCTTTGCCGAAGATGGCAACGCCAGCACTTCGGTGAACGCCCAGGGCCTGGACCTGGTGATGGCCCCGTCGGCCGTGCTGGCTGTCGCGCAGGGCTTTATCACGGAAAAGCTCGACGGCAGCAGCATTGGCGTCAACGCCTAG
- a CDS encoding BatD family protein codes for MGILAWLWWLGAAGLVAAQPGTPPPAARPALAADVVLLPGPATLPVTGTFTLGFRVRGGTLDKYSDFPELEGFKKTTKVRTNTTRTVQGRRFVDVTITQRYVPYGEGEFVIKPFQMTVNGVVLKSAGATVRVGPAPAAPAPPAAATPATGPALTKPANPAAPLQAVGDLDKLFGKPKPALYQDVPDHAFLAVVAERPGVFVGQGVRVGLYFYLKPEDQALLAFHDFNDQLPPLLHELHQPTAWQEPGPEASVTPDTVRHLGERYLRFRLAENVYYPLTAQPLRFPPLALTMIKFKLLKKPEAGQDNRLAGYKTYYAPAVAVQVRPLPEAAQRGPVPVGTYKVKEAISRTRFRVGESFTYSFGVEGQGNLAAVLAPVWPARPGLEVYGPEVREEPAPGGGRKLFRYRLVARQPGVLPLDSLLSIVVFDPVTARYDTLRPELRPQIRGAALVASPLPKPEDDPFYGPALANADTTLQSVDVYRDVRRYAQWLLVALAGVAGFGWWRAGRRA; via the coding sequence TTGGGAATACTCGCGTGGCTGTGGTGGCTGGGCGCCGCCGGTCTGGTGGCCGCTCAGCCCGGCACCCCGCCCCCGGCCGCACGCCCGGCCCTCGCCGCCGATGTGGTGCTGCTGCCCGGTCCGGCCACGCTGCCGGTCACGGGCACGTTCACGCTGGGCTTCCGGGTGCGCGGCGGCACCCTCGACAAGTACTCGGACTTCCCGGAGCTGGAGGGCTTCAAAAAAACCACCAAGGTGCGCACTAACACCACGCGCACCGTGCAGGGCCGCCGCTTCGTTGACGTCACCATCACCCAGCGCTACGTGCCCTACGGCGAGGGTGAATTCGTCATCAAGCCGTTTCAGATGACGGTGAACGGCGTGGTGCTGAAAAGTGCCGGCGCCACGGTGCGCGTGGGGCCCGCGCCGGCTGCTCCCGCCCCGCCGGCCGCGGCCACGCCCGCCACGGGCCCGGCCCTCACCAAACCGGCCAACCCGGCCGCGCCGCTACAGGCCGTGGGCGACCTCGACAAGCTGTTTGGCAAGCCCAAGCCCGCGCTGTACCAAGACGTGCCCGACCACGCTTTTCTGGCCGTGGTGGCCGAGCGCCCCGGCGTGTTTGTGGGCCAGGGCGTGCGCGTGGGCTTGTATTTCTACCTCAAGCCCGAAGACCAGGCCCTGCTGGCGTTTCACGATTTCAACGACCAGCTGCCGCCGCTGCTGCACGAGCTGCACCAGCCCACCGCCTGGCAGGAGCCCGGCCCCGAAGCCAGCGTGACCCCCGACACCGTGCGCCACCTCGGCGAGCGTTACCTGCGCTTCCGACTGGCCGAAAACGTGTACTATCCCCTCACGGCTCAGCCCCTGCGCTTCCCGCCCCTGGCCCTGACGATGATAAAGTTCAAGCTCCTCAAAAAGCCCGAGGCGGGCCAGGACAACCGCCTGGCTGGCTACAAAACCTACTACGCCCCCGCCGTGGCCGTGCAGGTGCGGCCCTTGCCGGAAGCTGCCCAGCGCGGCCCCGTGCCGGTGGGTACTTACAAGGTGAAGGAGGCCATCAGTCGGACGCGCTTTCGGGTGGGGGAGTCGTTCACGTATTCGTTTGGGGTAGAGGGACAGGGCAACTTGGCGGCGGTGCTAGCGCCGGTGTGGCCCGCCCGGCCCGGTCTAGAAGTGTACGGCCCGGAGGTGCGCGAGGAGCCTGCGCCGGGCGGCGGGCGCAAGCTGTTTCGCTACCGCCTGGTGGCCCGTCAGCCTGGTGTGCTGCCGCTCGATAGCCTGCTAAGCATCGTGGTGTTCGACCCCGTGACGGCTCGCTACGACACCCTGCGGCCAGAGCTGCGCCCCCAGATTCGCGGCGCCGCGCTGGTGGCCAGCCCGCTGCCCAAGCCCGAGGACGACCCCTTCTACGGTCCCGCCCTGGCCAATGCCGACACCACCCTGCAGTCGGTGGACGTGTACCGCGACGTGCGGCGCTATGCCCAGTGGCTGCTGGTGGCGCTGGCCGGGGTGGCCGGGTTTGGCTGGTGGCGCGCCGGCCGGCGGGCGTAG
- the aroC gene encoding chorismate synthase has product MSNSFGSLFRITTFGESHGAGIGVIIDGCPAGVAVDAAHIQAALDRRRPGQSALTTPRKEADTVHIQSGLFEGVTTGTPISLFIPNADQRSDDYSHIAHAYRASHADYTYDVKYGRRDYRGGGRSSARETAARVAAGAVAMQLLAHFGVEIAAYVSAVGEVEVPVAYQELDFGLIDTNLVRCPHPETAARMEARIREAQAAHDTVGGVITGVARHVPAGLGEPVFDKLPAVLGHALLSINAVKGFEFGSGFEGTKLPGSVHNDEFYTDETGAVRTRTNHSGGSQGGISNGQDIYFRVAFKPVATLLQPQQTINDQGESITLVGRGRHDACVLPRAVPIVEAMTQLVLADLLLRARANRL; this is encoded by the coding sequence ATGTCCAACTCTTTCGGCTCCCTCTTCCGCATCACCACCTTTGGCGAGTCGCACGGCGCGGGTATCGGCGTTATCATCGACGGCTGCCCGGCGGGCGTGGCCGTGGACGCGGCCCACATTCAGGCGGCGCTCGACCGGCGGCGGCCCGGCCAGTCGGCCCTCACCACCCCGCGCAAGGAAGCCGACACGGTGCACATTCAGTCGGGCCTGTTTGAAGGCGTGACTACGGGCACGCCCATCAGCCTGTTCATTCCCAACGCCGACCAACGCTCCGACGACTACTCCCACATTGCCCACGCCTATCGCGCCAGCCACGCCGACTACACCTACGACGTGAAATACGGCCGCCGCGACTACCGCGGCGGCGGCCGCAGCTCGGCCCGCGAAACGGCCGCCCGCGTGGCCGCCGGGGCCGTGGCCATGCAGCTGCTAGCGCATTTCGGGGTGGAAATTGCCGCCTACGTCTCGGCCGTGGGCGAGGTAGAAGTGCCCGTGGCGTATCAGGAGCTGGATTTCGGCCTTATCGATACGAACCTGGTGCGCTGCCCGCATCCCGAAACCGCGGCCCGAATGGAAGCCCGCATCCGCGAAGCCCAGGCCGCGCACGACACGGTGGGCGGCGTGATAACGGGCGTGGCCCGGCACGTGCCCGCGGGCCTCGGCGAGCCCGTGTTCGACAAGCTGCCCGCCGTGTTGGGCCACGCGCTGCTCAGCATCAACGCCGTGAAAGGCTTTGAGTTCGGCTCGGGTTTCGAGGGCACCAAGCTGCCCGGCTCGGTGCACAACGACGAGTTTTATACCGACGAAACCGGCGCCGTGCGCACCCGCACCAACCACAGCGGCGGCAGCCAGGGCGGCATCTCCAACGGGCAGGATATCTATTTCCGCGTCGCCTTCAAGCCCGTGGCCACGCTGCTGCAGCCCCAGCAAACCATCAATGACCAGGGCGAAAGCATCACGCTGGTGGGCCGCGGCCGCCACGATGCCTGCGTGCTGCCCCGCGCCGTGCCCATCGTGGAAGCCATGACGCAGCTGGTACTGGCTGACCTGTTGCTGCGGGCGCGGGCCAATCGGTTGTAA
- a CDS encoding RsiV family protein — MLLLVGQGQVAWSQWAEAPAPIFRFAPPNSPARPFAAARYRGTVGRHQVTVELDLGKDENGDPALRGTVRFAGQPAVLHYLRAWPEFRPTAALRLVEADSAQPTFDVGFWRANQPAGPRLTGTWTGPTGLPLPFELREDYHDDQGKLAAVPYEMLMVDYVAVGEEAMRSADWRQRVSQDTVLRHATMYGMYGQDYLHLLGPDTLRPALADLQCPPPAARAAEPRQRAIEKLNRVAEARQRGGYEEPRGTEEEYNNLFVEYLDHGLLSWAEDHSYCSGTSACSHGFTHVVYDLNTGAALMLTDILQPGAAVALRHALARHLRTDDDQSDFDGPAGPGGEQRADDAFEGLALPANDDFGLVEKGLVFHYSDRELLSYRYGPELVVPWAELLPLLRPNSPMARMLRERGLWRSTSQ, encoded by the coding sequence ATGCTGCTCTTGGTCGGCCAAGGGCAAGTGGCCTGGTCGCAGTGGGCCGAAGCGCCGGCGCCCATCTTTCGCTTTGCGCCGCCAAATTCGCCAGCCCGGCCGTTTGCGGCGGCTCGCTACCGTGGCACCGTGGGCCGGCATCAAGTCACGGTTGAACTGGACCTGGGCAAAGACGAAAACGGCGACCCGGCCCTGCGCGGCACCGTGCGGTTTGCCGGCCAGCCCGCGGTGCTGCACTACCTGCGGGCGTGGCCGGAATTTCGCCCCACTGCGGCCCTGCGGCTGGTAGAAGCCGACAGCGCCCAGCCAACCTTTGACGTAGGGTTTTGGCGGGCCAACCAACCCGCCGGTCCCCGCTTGACGGGGACGTGGACCGGCCCAACGGGGCTTCCGCTGCCATTTGAGCTGCGCGAAGACTACCACGACGACCAAGGCAAGCTTGCTGCTGTGCCCTATGAAATGCTCATGGTGGATTATGTGGCTGTGGGGGAGGAGGCGATGCGCAGTGCCGACTGGCGCCAGCGGGTGAGCCAAGACACGGTGCTGCGCCACGCCACTATGTACGGCATGTATGGCCAAGACTACCTGCACCTGCTGGGCCCTGACACCCTGCGCCCGGCGTTGGCCGACTTGCAGTGCCCGCCCCCGGCGGCCCGCGCTGCCGAACCCCGGCAAAGAGCCATCGAAAAGCTCAACCGCGTAGCCGAAGCGCGGCAACGGGGCGGCTACGAGGAGCCGCGCGGCACCGAAGAGGAATATAACAACCTTTTTGTGGAATACCTCGACCACGGGCTGTTATCCTGGGCCGAAGACCATTCGTACTGCTCGGGCACCTCTGCTTGCTCGCACGGCTTCACCCACGTAGTGTACGACCTGAATACGGGCGCAGCACTGATGCTGACCGATATTCTGCAGCCCGGTGCCGCGGTGGCCCTGCGCCACGCCCTGGCCCGCCACCTGCGCACCGACGACGACCAATCCGACTTCGATGGCCCGGCGGGCCCCGGCGGAGAGCAACGCGCCGACGACGCCTTTGAGGGACTGGCGTTGCCAGCCAACGACGATTTTGGCTTGGTCGAAAAGGGACTGGTGTTTCACTACAGCGACCGTGAGCTGCTGTCTTACCGTTATGGCCCCGAACTGGTGGTGCCCTGGGCCGAGCTACTGCCGCTGCTACGGCCCAACTCGCCCATGGCCCGCATGCTGCGCGAGCGCGGGCTGTGGCGCTCAACTTCCCAATAA
- a CDS encoding NifU family protein: protein MSVSIYAEASPNPESMKFVLNNNLLADGVSVDYPNVEAAANSPLAQELFNFDYVGRVFIAQNFVTVTKTQPDLGWTQLIPELRQFLKSYVEAGGPIFTVDPAAEQKAAQAATAGDPTQQEGQIAQKVIDLLDNYVRPAVEQDGGNITFKSYHEGIVTVNLQGSCSGCPSATVTLKSGIENLLKRMVPEVQSVVAEGVMV, encoded by the coding sequence ATGTCTGTTTCCATTTATGCCGAAGCTTCTCCCAACCCGGAGAGCATGAAATTTGTCCTCAACAACAACCTGCTGGCCGATGGCGTGAGCGTGGACTACCCCAACGTGGAGGCCGCCGCCAACTCGCCGCTGGCCCAGGAGCTGTTCAATTTTGACTACGTGGGCCGGGTGTTCATTGCCCAGAACTTCGTCACCGTCACCAAAACCCAGCCCGACCTCGGCTGGACGCAGCTCATCCCCGAGCTGCGCCAGTTCCTGAAAAGCTACGTGGAGGCCGGTGGCCCCATCTTCACCGTCGACCCCGCCGCCGAGCAAAAGGCTGCCCAAGCTGCCACTGCCGGCGACCCCACCCAGCAGGAAGGCCAGATTGCCCAGAAAGTCATCGACCTGCTCGACAACTACGTGCGCCCCGCCGTGGAGCAGGACGGTGGCAACATCACCTTCAAAAGCTATCACGAAGGCATCGTGACCGTGAACCTGCAAGGCTCGTGCTCCGGCTGCCCCTCGGCCACGGTTACCCTGAAATCAGGCATCGAAAACCTGCTCAAGCGCATGGTGCCCGAGGTGCAAAGTGTAGTGGCCGAAGGCGTGATGGTGTAA
- a CDS encoding DUF5777 family beta-barrel protein, with protein sequence MLRNFYAASLKGLLLAGLLAWAGPACAQTENDLLRDLEKQTTDSTKREAVAATFKGTHIINSQSVETPGAGTLAFLIQHRFGTINSGPYEFFGLDNAVLRLSFEYGLTDRLALGLGRSSQEKTFDGFIKYKALQQSTGAHPMPVSVTLFASSAITTLKFNEVNTTERSTASRLDYAYQVLIARKFSPSLSVQLMPTLIHRNYVPLDGMQNDVYSIGAGLRQKLTKRLALTADYFYLLPGYVADNYRNALGVGVDIETGGHVFQLHLTNSSGMVEKFFVPQTTGNFFDGDIFFGFTVARNFTVKSRD encoded by the coding sequence ATGCTCCGCAATTTTTACGCTGCTTCTCTCAAGGGTTTGCTGCTGGCCGGTCTGCTGGCCTGGGCCGGCCCCGCCTGCGCCCAGACCGAAAACGACCTCCTGCGCGACCTCGAAAAGCAAACCACCGACTCGACCAAGCGCGAGGCGGTGGCGGCCACCTTCAAGGGCACGCACATCATCAACTCGCAGTCGGTAGAAACGCCGGGCGCGGGTACGCTGGCGTTCCTCATTCAGCACCGTTTTGGCACCATCAACAGCGGCCCTTACGAGTTTTTTGGGCTTGATAACGCCGTGCTGCGCCTCAGCTTCGAGTACGGCCTCACCGACCGGCTGGCGCTGGGCCTGGGCCGCAGTTCGCAGGAAAAGACGTTCGACGGCTTCATCAAATACAAGGCCCTGCAGCAGAGCACCGGCGCGCACCCCATGCCGGTTTCGGTCACGCTGTTTGCGTCGTCGGCCATCACCACGCTCAAGTTTAATGAGGTGAACACCACCGAGCGCAGCACCGCTTCGCGCCTCGACTACGCCTACCAGGTGCTCATTGCCCGCAAATTCAGCCCCAGCCTCTCGGTGCAGCTCATGCCCACGCTCATTCACCGCAACTACGTGCCGCTCGACGGCATGCAAAACGATGTATATTCCATCGGGGCCGGCCTGCGCCAGAAGCTGACCAAGCGCCTGGCCCTCACCGCCGACTACTTCTACCTGCTGCCCGGCTACGTGGCCGACAACTACCGCAACGCGCTGGGCGTGGGCGTCGACATTGAAACCGGCGGCCACGTGTTCCAGCTGCACCTCACCAACTCCAGCGGCATGGTAGAGAAATTCTTCGTGCCCCAAACCACCGGCAATTTCTTCGATGGTGACATCTTCTTCGGCTTCACCGTGGCTCGCAACTTCACGGTGAAATCGCGGGATTAA
- a CDS encoding YceI family protein, giving the protein MKRSFSLLLSLLLLVAQPHARAQSKFMTKAGRVSFFSASPIEDIEAKNQEVAAVLDFGTGQLAFSLPVKGFVFKRTLMQEHFNENYMESDKFPKATFTGRFVGIDAATLATPGSHTAQVEGDLTLHGVTHRIKVPATMELKGGQLLAAAVFSVAPADYNIEIPLIVRNNIAKIVSVRVALACDPVPAAVGAAARPTN; this is encoded by the coding sequence ATGAAACGCTCCTTTTCCCTGCTGCTGTCGCTGTTGCTGCTCGTTGCCCAACCCCACGCGCGGGCCCAAAGCAAGTTCATGACCAAGGCTGGGCGGGTGTCGTTTTTCTCGGCCAGCCCCATCGAAGACATCGAGGCCAAAAACCAGGAAGTGGCCGCTGTGCTCGATTTCGGCACCGGCCAGCTGGCGTTCTCGCTGCCCGTGAAGGGCTTTGTGTTCAAGCGCACGCTTATGCAGGAGCATTTCAACGAGAACTACATGGAGTCGGATAAATTCCCGAAAGCCACCTTCACCGGCCGTTTCGTGGGGATTGACGCGGCCACCCTGGCCACGCCCGGCTCGCACACGGCCCAGGTCGAGGGCGACCTCACGCTGCACGGCGTCACGCACCGCATCAAGGTGCCGGCCACCATGGAGCTGAAAGGTGGCCAGTTGCTGGCAGCGGCCGTGTTTTCGGTGGCTCCGGCCGACTACAACATTGAAATTCCGCTGATTGTGCGCAACAACATCGCCAAAATCGTGAGCGTGCGCGTGGCCCTGGCCTGCGACCCCGTGCCCGCTGCCGTGGGGGCCGCCGCGCGGCCCACCAACTGA
- a CDS encoding cytochrome c: protein MSDKYTLSARLRAALVGAALLALGAAASCTYSHGDPAPACDVPRENVTYAKVISPIFDANCRECHGSTVYPVKGGGNNFGDYQALSSYFSPSKLLGCIRHDPGFDPMPQGRQKLSDCDIQRIEAWIAAGKPNN, encoded by the coding sequence ATGTCCGACAAGTACACTTTATCGGCCCGGCTGCGCGCGGCGTTGGTGGGCGCGGCCTTGCTGGCGCTGGGCGCGGCCGCCAGCTGCACCTACTCGCACGGCGACCCGGCCCCGGCCTGCGACGTGCCCCGCGAAAACGTGACCTACGCGAAAGTCATCTCGCCCATCTTCGACGCCAACTGCCGCGAATGCCACGGCAGCACCGTGTATCCGGTGAAGGGCGGCGGCAACAACTTCGGCGACTACCAGGCCCTCAGCAGCTACTTCTCGCCCAGCAAGCTGCTCGGCTGCATTCGCCACGACCCCGGCTTCGACCCCATGCCCCAGGGCCGCCAAAAGCTGTCGGACTGCGACATCCAGCGCATTGAAGCCTGGATAGCGGCCGGCAAGCCCAACAACTAA